The proteins below come from a single Nocardioides eburneiflavus genomic window:
- a CDS encoding fructosamine kinase family protein, translating to MARQPLVAKRAEELLDTAVVATSPVAGGDIARATRLRLSSGQTALMKTLPHAPEGFFEAEVAGLRWLAEVEGGVRLPEVLAAAGDCVILGWIEPSSKTPVEAAVAFGQQLATTHAAGADGWGLDHDGFIGRLPLPNKTADSWPEFYAVRRVLPYLKLARDRGAITEPDAAAVEAVVGRLSGLLPDEPPARLHGDLWNGNCLWGQDLAIHVIDPAAHGGHREVDLAMLHLFGLTHLPRVMAAYDEAYPLAEGWEDRLGIHQLFPLLVHACMFGGGYGARAGAIAARYT from the coding sequence ATGGCTCGCCAGCCGCTGGTGGCCAAGCGTGCCGAGGAGCTGCTCGACACCGCCGTCGTCGCGACCTCGCCGGTGGCCGGCGGCGACATCGCCCGGGCGACCCGGCTGCGCCTGTCCAGCGGCCAGACCGCGCTGATGAAGACGCTGCCGCACGCGCCCGAGGGGTTCTTCGAGGCCGAGGTCGCCGGCCTGCGCTGGCTCGCCGAGGTCGAGGGCGGCGTGCGGCTGCCCGAGGTCCTCGCCGCTGCCGGCGACTGCGTGATCCTCGGGTGGATCGAGCCGAGCTCGAAGACCCCCGTGGAGGCGGCCGTCGCCTTCGGCCAACAGCTCGCCACCACCCACGCCGCCGGCGCCGACGGGTGGGGCCTCGACCACGACGGTTTCATCGGGCGACTGCCGCTGCCCAACAAGACCGCCGACTCGTGGCCGGAGTTCTACGCCGTACGCCGGGTCCTGCCCTACCTCAAGCTCGCCCGCGACCGCGGCGCGATCACCGAGCCCGACGCGGCGGCGGTCGAGGCGGTCGTCGGCCGGCTCTCCGGCCTCCTGCCCGACGAGCCGCCGGCGCGGCTGCACGGCGACCTCTGGAACGGCAACTGCCTCTGGGGGCAGGACCTCGCCATCCACGTCATCGACCCGGCCGCCCACGGCGGTCACCGCGAGGTCGACCTGGCCATGCTCCACCTGTTCGGGCTCACGCACCTGCCGCGGGTGATGGCGGCCTACGACGAGGCGTACCCCCTCGCCGAGGGCTGGGAGGACCGGCTCGGGATCCACCAGCTCTTCCCGCTGCTGGTGCACGCGTGCATGTTCGGCGGGGGCTACGGCGCCCGCGCCGGAGCGATCGCGGCCCGCTACACCTGA
- a CDS encoding phage holin family protein has protein sequence MRFVTWLLTYAAGLAVAAQLLAGIYFDGPDNGQAELQEKILPLLLVALILGLVSTFIEPVIKLLSLPFIILTLGFLLLVINALMLMLTARLADAFDLGFHVEGFWNALVGSLIITVVGWGVRIALPSRD, from the coding sequence ATGCGCTTCGTGACGTGGTTGCTGACGTACGCCGCCGGGCTGGCCGTGGCGGCGCAGCTGCTGGCCGGGATCTACTTCGACGGTCCCGACAACGGGCAGGCCGAGCTGCAGGAGAAGATCCTGCCGCTGCTGCTCGTCGCCCTCATCCTCGGACTCGTCTCGACCTTCATCGAGCCGGTCATCAAGCTGCTGTCGCTGCCGTTCATCATCCTGACTCTCGGCTTCCTGCTGCTGGTGATCAACGCGCTGATGCTGATGCTCACCGCGCGGCTGGCCGACGCCTTCGACCTCGGCTTCCACGTCGAGGGCTTCTGGAACGCCCTCGTCGGCTCGCTGATCATCACCGTCGTGGGCTGGGGCGTCCGGATCGCCCTCCCCTCGCGGGACTGA
- the hisC gene encoding histidinol-phosphate transaminase, translating to MTSPQPRPNVLAIPAYVAGKPPVARPGLTSYKLSSNENPYPPLPGVLEAATEAAAQMNRYPDMGSTALYAALSEAMGVPVADLAAATGSVGLIYQLVNAFCEPGDEVVHAWRSFEAYPIAVTAGGATSVQVPVTADGRHDLDAMAAAVTERTKVVIVCTPNNPTGPAVTQTDLDAFIAKVPTHVVVVVDEAYLEFVRMYDAIDGIATYRRHDNVVLTRTFSKAYGLAGFRVGYAVAPAPLAAALRAVSLPFGVSHVAQAAAIASLAAQDELLARVDDLVARRADLVARLREVGWELPDAQGNFVWFPLGERALDFAAACGEVGISVRPFAGDGVRVSIGEAEAFDRVVEVAARFAP from the coding sequence ATGACCTCCCCCCAGCCCCGGCCCAACGTGCTCGCCATCCCCGCGTACGTCGCCGGCAAGCCGCCCGTCGCCCGCCCCGGGCTGACGTCCTACAAGCTGTCGTCCAACGAGAACCCCTACCCGCCGCTGCCCGGCGTGCTGGAGGCGGCGACCGAGGCGGCGGCGCAGATGAACCGCTACCCCGACATGGGCAGCACCGCCCTGTACGCCGCCCTGAGCGAGGCGATGGGCGTCCCGGTCGCGGACCTGGCGGCGGCCACCGGCTCGGTGGGCCTGATCTACCAGCTCGTCAACGCCTTCTGCGAGCCCGGCGACGAGGTGGTCCATGCCTGGCGCTCCTTCGAGGCCTACCCGATCGCGGTCACGGCCGGCGGCGCGACGAGCGTGCAGGTGCCGGTGACCGCCGACGGCCGCCACGACCTCGACGCGATGGCCGCGGCCGTCACCGAGCGTACGAAGGTCGTCATCGTCTGCACGCCCAACAACCCCACCGGGCCGGCTGTCACCCAGACCGACCTCGACGCCTTCATCGCGAAGGTCCCGACGCACGTGGTCGTCGTGGTCGACGAGGCCTACCTCGAGTTCGTCCGGATGTACGACGCCATCGACGGGATCGCGACCTACCGCCGCCACGACAACGTCGTGCTGACCCGCACCTTCTCCAAGGCCTACGGGCTCGCGGGCTTCCGGGTCGGGTACGCCGTGGCCCCTGCCCCGCTCGCCGCCGCCCTCCGTGCGGTGTCGCTGCCGTTCGGGGTCAGCCACGTCGCGCAGGCCGCGGCGATCGCCTCGCTCGCCGCGCAGGACGAGCTGCTCGCGCGGGTCGACGACCTCGTCGCACGCCGTGCCGACCTCGTCGCCCGGCTGCGCGAGGTGGGCTGGGAGCTCCCCGACGCGCAGGGCAACTTCGTGTGGTTCCCGCTGGGCGAGCGCGCCCTCGACTTCGCCGCCGCCTGCGGCGAGGTGGGGATCTCGGTGCGGCCCTTCGCCGGCGACGGCGTCCGGGTGAGCATCGGCGAGGCCGAGGCGTTCGACCGGGTGGTCGAGGTGGCGGCGCGCTTCGCTCCGTGA
- a CDS encoding low molecular weight protein-tyrosine-phosphatase, producing the protein MPDLPTDLPPAREPGRYRIALVCLGNICRSPTAHVVLERRLADAGLDDRVEVASSGTGGWHVGNPMDPRAAATLTTAGYDASRHRARQYDATWPEAYDLVLVMDEANLADVGGRTPSVGMFRDLDPVDPGAAVPDPYYGGDDGFEEVLAMVERTSDAIVAALPRALEGSA; encoded by the coding sequence GTGCCGGACCTCCCCACCGACCTGCCACCTGCACGCGAGCCCGGCCGCTACCGGATCGCGCTCGTCTGCCTCGGCAACATCTGCCGCTCGCCCACCGCGCACGTCGTCCTCGAGCGCCGCCTGGCCGACGCCGGGCTCGACGACCGCGTCGAGGTCGCGTCCTCCGGCACCGGCGGGTGGCACGTCGGCAACCCGATGGACCCCCGCGCCGCCGCCACCCTGACCACCGCGGGCTACGACGCCAGCCGGCACCGCGCCCGGCAGTACGACGCGACCTGGCCCGAGGCGTACGACCTCGTCCTCGTGATGGACGAGGCCAACCTCGCCGACGTCGGCGGCCGGACACCGAGCGTGGGGATGTTCCGCGACCTCGATCCGGTCGATCCGGGGGCTGCGGTCCCGGACCCGTACTACGGTGGGGACGACGGGTTCGAGGAGGTGCTGGCGATGGTCGAGCGCACGAGCGATGCGATCGTGGCCGCCCTCCCGCGCGCGCTCGAGGGTTCCGCCTGA
- a CDS encoding ArsR/SmtB family transcription factor, giving the protein MSSSITPDIAGLRALSHPVRLRMLGLLRTEGPATATTLARRLDLNTGATSYHLRQLAQHGFIEEDAERGNARDRWWRASHEATRTDFRTQEQGAEDVEAYLATVAQLYGERLRVAVAEMAFVPEQWRTVGTLSDWELRLTPAQADALVQQLVRLVEDTVDSDAEDAAPFAINLNAFLRPGQQWDA; this is encoded by the coding sequence GTGTCGTCCTCCATCACCCCCGACATCGCGGGGCTCCGTGCCCTCAGCCATCCCGTACGCCTTCGGATGCTGGGCCTGCTGCGCACCGAAGGCCCTGCCACGGCGACGACGCTCGCCCGACGCCTCGACCTCAACACTGGCGCGACGTCCTACCACCTGCGCCAGCTCGCCCAGCACGGGTTCATCGAGGAGGACGCGGAGCGGGGCAACGCCCGCGACCGCTGGTGGCGCGCCTCGCACGAGGCCACCCGCACCGACTTCCGCACCCAGGAGCAGGGCGCGGAGGACGTCGAGGCCTACCTGGCCACGGTCGCCCAGCTCTACGGGGAGCGGCTGCGCGTGGCCGTCGCCGAGATGGCGTTCGTGCCCGAGCAGTGGCGCACCGTCGGCACGCTCAGCGACTGGGAGCTACGCCTCACGCCCGCCCAGGCCGACGCCCTGGTCCAGCAGCTCGTCCGGCTCGTGGAGGACACCGTGGACTCGGACGCCGAGGACGCCGCACCCTTCGCGATCAACCTCAACGCCTTCCTGCGGCCGGGTCAGCAGTGGGACGCCTGA
- a CDS encoding UdgX family uracil-DNA binding protein (This protein belongs to the uracil DNA glycosylase superfamily, members of which act in excision repair of DNA. However, it belongs more specifically to UdgX branch, whose founding member was found to bind uracil in DNA (where it does not belong), without cleaving it, appears to promote DNA repair by a pathway involving RecA, rather than base excision.), giving the protein MAGQTDATPWVPESRELSDLESAAHDCRGCELWQPATQVVFSSGERSARIMLVGEQPGDREDEQGEPFVGPAGRVLDEALDEAGIDRSAAYLTNAVKHFRFEQRGKRRIHQKPDVRHLSACHPWLEAELEAVAPGVVVAMGATAARAVLDRAVKIGDVRGRVLEEPARPVVVTTHPSAVLRLRGRDGYDEAFGALVEDLRLAAPYA; this is encoded by the coding sequence ATGGCCGGCCAGACGGACGCCACCCCCTGGGTACCGGAGTCGCGCGAGCTGTCCGACCTCGAGTCGGCCGCCCACGACTGCCGGGGGTGCGAGCTGTGGCAGCCGGCGACGCAGGTGGTCTTCTCGAGCGGGGAGCGCTCCGCCCGGATCATGCTGGTCGGCGAGCAACCCGGCGATCGCGAGGACGAGCAGGGAGAGCCGTTCGTCGGACCTGCCGGGCGAGTCCTCGACGAAGCCCTCGACGAGGCCGGCATCGACCGGTCCGCGGCCTACCTCACCAACGCGGTCAAGCACTTCCGCTTCGAGCAGCGCGGCAAGCGGCGCATCCACCAGAAGCCCGACGTACGCCACCTCTCGGCCTGCCACCCCTGGCTGGAGGCCGAGCTGGAGGCGGTCGCGCCAGGGGTCGTGGTCGCCATGGGAGCGACAGCGGCGCGGGCGGTGCTGGACCGGGCCGTGAAGATCGGCGACGTGCGCGGTCGCGTCCTCGAGGAACCGGCTCGTCCCGTGGTCGTCACCACCCACCCGTCGGCGGTCCTGCGGCTGCGGGGACGGGACGGCTACGACGAGGCCTTCGGGGCGCTGGTCGAGGACCTCCGCCTCGCGGCGCCGTACGCCTGA
- a CDS encoding VanZ family protein, with protein sequence MVTIGGTGVMVLGALAAGVVAVLLALATRRLLGTASAVSVAGLLWSLVAIGLVTLVPTRADVGIVPADTRSESCSWDYGGPSGAAFEVLGFDQRTLNVLLFVPAGIFLVLAAGRWWAGLALAPLGLAALAAYSLAIELTQLQLARLDRACDVTDMVDNVLGAGLGFAIGLLLLPVVRPWRGRVTRVRE encoded by the coding sequence ATGGTCACGATCGGCGGCACGGGCGTGATGGTGCTCGGCGCCCTCGCGGCCGGGGTGGTGGCCGTGCTGCTCGCGCTGGCCACCCGCCGCCTGCTGGGCACGGCCTCCGCGGTGTCGGTCGCCGGCCTCCTGTGGTCGCTGGTCGCGATCGGGCTGGTGACGCTGGTGCCGACCCGCGCCGACGTGGGGATCGTGCCGGCCGACACCCGGAGCGAGTCGTGCTCGTGGGACTACGGCGGCCCGTCGGGGGCGGCCTTCGAGGTGCTCGGGTTCGACCAGCGCACCCTCAACGTGCTGCTCTTCGTGCCGGCGGGGATCTTCCTGGTGCTGGCCGCCGGACGATGGTGGGCCGGCCTCGCGCTCGCCCCGCTCGGTCTCGCGGCGCTGGCGGCGTACAGCCTCGCCATCGAGCTCACCCAGCTCCAGCTCGCCCGCCTCGACCGCGCCTGCGACGTGACCGACATGGTCGACAACGTCCTCGGTGCGGGGCTCGGGTTCGCGATCGGCCTGCTGCTACTGCCGGTGGTGAGGCCGTGGCGGGGTCGCGTCACTAGGGTGCGGGAATGA
- a CDS encoding MFS transporter: MGRLTGSRAPLVGALTAEGISVVGTRISMIAIPWFVLSTTGSATQTGLVAAAEIAPLVVFKALGGPLLDRLGPRRVTLACDLLSAVVVGAVPLLHDLGLLSFPLLLCLVAVAGALRGPGDAGKGAMAPEIARVAGYSLERVSGLGSAIERTSSMGGAALAGLLVASVGAAHAIYVDAATFLVSFVVLAVTTRGLGQPVPPERDADPTSYATELRQGWDFLRTDPVLVAICAMVAVTNLVDQAYVAVLAPVWARESGAGVAVLGTLFAVMSGASVVGALVAARWGETLPRYRTYVLAFLVCGAPRYVVMALESPLWAVFAVTAVAGVASGFLNPILGAVILERIPPHLLGRVTSLETALCFSLMPLGGILGGLAATGLGISPALLLAGAAYLLATMAPTRVPSFRRMDRVPAVDARTEPRQDTAAPA, encoded by the coding sequence GTGGGACGCCTGACGGGCAGCCGGGCTCCCCTGGTCGGAGCCCTCACGGCGGAGGGCATCTCCGTCGTCGGCACCCGCATCTCGATGATCGCGATCCCGTGGTTCGTGCTGTCGACCACCGGCTCGGCCACCCAGACCGGCCTCGTCGCGGCCGCGGAGATCGCTCCGTTGGTGGTCTTCAAGGCGCTCGGAGGTCCTCTGCTCGACCGGCTCGGTCCGCGTCGGGTCACCCTGGCGTGCGACCTCCTGTCGGCCGTCGTCGTCGGCGCCGTCCCACTGCTCCACGACCTCGGGCTGCTGTCCTTCCCGCTCCTGCTGTGCCTCGTCGCGGTCGCAGGCGCGCTGCGTGGCCCGGGCGACGCCGGCAAGGGGGCGATGGCCCCCGAGATCGCCCGGGTGGCGGGCTACTCCCTCGAGCGGGTCTCAGGCCTCGGCTCGGCGATCGAGCGCACCTCGTCGATGGGCGGCGCCGCGCTCGCCGGGCTGCTGGTCGCGTCGGTCGGCGCGGCGCACGCGATCTACGTCGATGCTGCGACGTTCCTCGTGTCCTTCGTCGTCCTGGCCGTGACCACCCGCGGGCTCGGGCAACCGGTCCCGCCCGAGCGCGACGCCGACCCCACGTCGTACGCAACCGAGCTCCGGCAGGGCTGGGACTTCCTGCGCACGGACCCGGTGCTCGTCGCGATCTGCGCGATGGTCGCGGTCACGAACCTCGTCGACCAGGCGTACGTCGCCGTGCTGGCGCCGGTGTGGGCGAGGGAGTCGGGAGCGGGCGTGGCCGTCCTCGGCACGCTCTTCGCGGTGATGAGCGGCGCCTCGGTCGTCGGCGCGCTCGTCGCGGCGAGGTGGGGCGAGACGCTGCCGCGCTACCGGACGTACGTCCTCGCGTTCCTCGTCTGCGGCGCCCCGCGATACGTGGTGATGGCGCTCGAGTCGCCGCTGTGGGCGGTCTTCGCGGTGACGGCCGTGGCGGGGGTGGCGTCGGGCTTCCTCAACCCGATCCTCGGCGCGGTGATCCTGGAGCGGATCCCGCCGCACCTGCTGGGCCGCGTCACCTCGCTCGAGACCGCGCTGTGCTTCTCGCTGATGCCGCTCGGCGGGATCCTCGGTGGCCTCGCGGCCACCGGCCTGGGGATCTCACCGGCTCTGCTGCTGGCGGGCGCGGCGTACCTCCTCGCGACGATGGCGCCGACCCGGGTGCCCAGCTTCCGGCGGATGGACCGGGTGCCGGCCGTGGACGCGCGGACCGAACCCCGTCAGGACACCGCAGCTCCCGCCTGA